The genomic stretch GGGGTGGCGGGGGGCTCCACCTGGGTGTTGTCGCGCACCAGCTCGGGGTAGTACTGGTGGGTGTCACCCCCCAGGAAGCCGTAGAAGCGCTCGAACCCCCGGCCCAGGGGCCAGCGGTCGTAGGGGCCCGCGGCGGAGGTGGCCTCCGCCGGCGTGAGGTGCCACTTGCCCACGGCGTAGGTGTTGTACCCCTTCTGCAGCAGGATTTCCGAGAGGTAGCCGTTCGCGAACGGGATGTAGCCGTTGGAGCCGGGGTAGCCCATCGACCCTTCGGTGATGCAGGCCAGGCCGTTGGAATGGTGGTTGCGGCCGTTGATGATGCAGGAGCGCGACGGCGAGCACAGGGCCGTGGTGTGCATGTTGCTGAAGCGCAGCCCCTGGGCCGCCAGGGCATCGATGTTGGGGGTGGCGATCGGGCTGCCGTAGCAGCCGAGCTGGCCGTACCCCAGGTCGTCCATCACGATGACCAGCACATTGGGGCTGCCCTCCGGGGCTCGTATCGGCTCGGGCCAGGCCGGGGTGGACACATCGGCCGTGCGGCCGATCACTCCGGGGAAGGCCGAACCGGGCCGGTATGCCTTGGGCGCCATCAAAACCAGCTATGCAGTTCCCCCGCAAGGTATGCAGAGCCTTCGGACGGGGGCATGAGGCCTTGAACAACCCTCACATCCCTCGAACGGGGGATCCGGCGGAGTTCAGGCCTCAGCCTCAGCCTGCGGCCAGCCGCTGCAGGTAGTCCTCCTGCCGGCCGGCATTGATCCAGCCGGTGGCGATCGTCTTGGTGTGCTGGTGGCTCACCCGGCCCCGGTGGATGTGCGACACCCCCGCCGGGAAGATCAGCAGCTTGCCCCGCTCGGCCTCCTCGTGGTGGTCCTGCCAGTGGAACTCGGTGCCGCCATCGGGGAGGGTGTTGAGGTAGAGGATCCAGGCGAGCACGCGCCGGATCGGCTCGGTGGCCTCCTCGGTGGTGGTCCAGTCGCAGTGCCAGCTGCGGAATCCTTCTCCGGGCTGGTAGCGCTGCAGGTTGAAGATCGGGGTCACATGCAGCGCACGCTCCGGACACACCTCCAGCAGACGCGGACGCTCCTCGAGATAGCGCTGCAGACCGGCCGACACCCCCCGCAGGATCACCTCCGCCAGGCCGTGGGCTTCGGGATCGGAGCGGTCGATCGCCACCAGGCTGATGTCGGTGGAGACCTTGGCGGGTTGGGCGGGATCGTGGCCGAACGCCACGCCGGCACGCTGCAGATCAGTCCGCCGCTCATAGAACGCCAGGGCCGCGTCGGCCAGGGCGTCGTAACCGGGGCTTCGGTAGGTGCCGATCAGGCGCATCACGTGCCTCCCACTGCCGGTCACCGTAGGAACCCACAAATTCAGGCCGGCGCTGCCTCCCGCGCCCAGGGCATCGCCACCAGCCCATCGTGGCGCTGCCAGCTGTGGGGCTCGCTGAGCACATGCGCCGTCAGACCCACCTGCTCCAGGGCCGCGGCGAGGGTGGCCGGGACCAGCCCCCCTTCGCCGCCTGCGGGCTCCAGCGGCAGGGCCAGCACCCGGGGCTCGGCCGGATCGGCCATCAGCTTGAGGTTCACCTCCTCCAGCTCCCGCTCGAAGAACAGCCGCCGCATCCGGGCGGTGGTGCGGGGGCCGATCGCCACCGCGAACACCTCCAGTCCCTCGCGGCTGCCGTCGGCGCCGCAGTTGAGCGCCAGCCAGATCATCAGCTTCGCCCAGCTCTCGGTGGTCCACAGGGGCTGGAAGCTGACGCGGTGCTGCCGCACCAGCTCCCCCAGGGCGAAGTCGAACAGTCCGGCCTGGAGCGCCGTGGCCTGGGGTGTGCTGGCGCCGGAGCCGGCTGAGGTCACGGATGGAGCATGGCGGCTGCGATCCAGGCTGCCGCAACCGGGACCCTGATCAGGAGTTCCGCACAGGAACGGCGGCTGGCGGGCCTGAACCGTTGCAGGTGCGCCCTTGGGGGCAAACTGCAAGGGCTTGCACAGGACACGCCCATGGCCCTGGATCTCAACGACCCGGAGCTCGAGTTCTCCGATCTGGTCTACGCCTACCAGAGCTGGGTGATGGCGGTGATCAACGACGAGAAGCTCGGCGGTGAGGAGAGGCTGCTCACCGACGACATCGCCGAGGACGCACTCAATTCCATGCGCTTCCTGCCGGGCGAGGTGACCTCGGCGATCGAAACCTCCCTGGCTCGCGTCTACGACGTGGACCCCGACGAGCTGGCCGAGCTGCTCTTCCCCGGCGAGGACTGAGCCACACGTCCTGAGGTCGTAGCGCATACCGGTGGCCACCGACACCTACCTGCTCGGCACCGATCCCATCGAACTCGAGCGGCTGCGGCTTCAACACGAGCTCTGGCTGCCCGAGGCGCGGCAGGCCTGGCAACGGGCCGCGCTGAAACCAGGGGAGCGGGTGCTGGATCTGGGGGCTGGCCCGGGGTTCGTGGCCATGGAGCTGGCCCGGGAGGTGGGACCCGCGGGCCGTGTGCTGGGTCTGGAGCTGAGCGCGGCCTACGCCGAGGCGGCCCGCGCCGCCGCCGCGGGGCTGAGCCAGTTGGAGGTGCGGCAGCACGACCTCTGCCGGGATCCCTTTCCCCGGGAACCCTTCGACCTGGTCTGGTGCCGCTGGGTGGCGATGTTCCTTGGCGACCTCGACCCTCTGCTCGACGGGCTCGGCACGAACCTGGAACCGGGTGCCAGGGTGATCTTCCACGAGTACATCCACTGGAGCAGCTTCGGGTTGCATCCAGGCGCCCCGGCGGTGGCGAGCTTCGGCCGTGCCGCCAAGGCCAGCTTCCGCGCCGCCGGGGGTGATCCGGATGTGAACCGCCGCCTGCCTTCTCTGCTCAGCGAGCGGGGCTTCCATGTCGATGAGCTGCGGCCGCTCAGCGTGGTGGGACGGCTTGGCGACGGGGTGGCTCGCTGGTTGGAGCGATTCGTGACCGTCTACGGCCCCGAGCTGATCCGGCAGGGCCTGTGGACGGAGGCGGAAGCCGAGGGTGCCCAGACCGAGATGGTCCAGGCACGGCAGGATCCAGGTGCCTTCTGGGTGGGGCCCACGGTGATGGAAACCCGCGCGACACGATGACATTCCAGAGCCGCTGATCACACCGATGACCTGGACCATTGCCGACAGTCCTGATCAGAGCGGCCGCATCGCTCTCATCACCGGAGCCAACAGCGGGCTGGGACTGGAGTCGGCACGGGCCCTGGCCAGCCGTGGGGCCACGGTCGTGCTGGCCTGCCGTTCCCGCCGCCGCGGGGAGGAGGCCCGCGACGAGCTGCTGCCCGCAGCGGCGGCTGGAATGGAGGTGCTGGAACTGGATCTGGCCGATCTGGCCAGTGTGCGCGCCGGGGCGCAGTGGATGCGGGAGCACTACGGCCGCCTGGATCTGCTGATCAACAACGCCGGGGTGATGGCTCCGCCCCGGTGCCTCACCCGGGACGGCTTCGAACTGCAGTTCGGCACCAACCACCTGGGGCACTTCGCCCTGACCTCCGCCCTGCTGCCCCTGATGGAAGGACGACCCGACGCCCGGGTGGTGACCGTGACCTCAGGCGCCCAGTACTTCGGGCGGATCGCCTTCGACGACCTGCAGTCGGAGCGGCGCTACGACCGCTGGGCGGCCTACAGCCAGAGCAAACTGGCCAATGTGATGTTCGCCCTCGAACTGCAGCAGAGGCTGGAGGCGGCGGGCAGCACGGTGGCCTCCCTGGCAGCCCATCCGGGGCTGGCCCGCACCAACCTCCAGCCGGCGTCGGTGGCGGCCAACAGCTCCCGCCTCGAAGAGCTGGCCTACCGGCTGATGGACCCCCTCTTCCAGAGCGCCGCCATGGGGGCCCTTCCCCAGCTCCATGCCGCCACCGCCCCAACGGCGAAGGGCGGCGAACACTATGGGCCCGATCAATGGGGGGGGATGCGCGGATGGCCGACCCAGGTGCGGATCGCGCCGGCGGCGCGTGATGTGGCCCAGCGCCGTCGGCTGTGGGAGGTGAGTGAGCGGCTGGTGGGCCAGGCGGCGCGAGCAGAGGCCGCATGACCGACCGGTGGCCCAGCGGGCGACGCCACTGGCTGGGCGGTGGGATGGCACGGTCCCTGTCGGCCCTGGCCACCCTGCTGCTCTGCGGAGGCTGCCAGGGCTGGGGCGTACCCGACAGCCTCTTTCTGTACGTCGAGACCGATTCCACCAGAACTCCCCAGGTGGAACTGGGGGACAGCGAACAGCGGGCCCGCAAGCTGATCGATGAATTCCGTCAGGTGAACCCCGGCGTCAGCATCCACGTCCGTCACCTCCCCAGCGATGCCTTCCTGAGCTCCACCTCCTTCCGCGCCTCCAGGGGGCTGGGCCCCGACCTGATGGTCACCCGGGTGGTGACCGCCTTGCGCCTGCACCAACAGGGATTGAGTGAAGCAGTGACACTCGATCCCAAACGGCTTGAAGAGATCGAGCCCCGCTTTCTCGATGATTTTCGCGTCGGCAGCAAGCTGCTGGCCGTGCCGCTGCTGGCCCAGCCGGAGGTGGCTTGCTACAACCGCCGGAAGGTCCCCGCACCACCGCGCGATCTGACTGATCTGATCGCCCTGAGTGCCAAGGGACTGAGGGTCGGTCTGCCCCTGCGGCTGACCGACCTCTACTGGACCAGCAGCGGCATGGAGGCCAGCGGGGCTCTTGAGCGGCTGCTGAGGACACCCATCCCGACCGGCGGCACGCTGGTGATCAGCAGGACCGATCGCCAGGACCTGCTGCGCTGGCTGAGCTGGCTCAACAACGCCAACCTCCACCAGAACGTGGAGTTCTCGGAAGATGCGGTGGATCTGGTGCATCAGATGGAGCAGGGCAAGCTCGACTGGATCAGCTGCAACAGCCTCTGGCTGGAACGGCTCGGCAAGTCCATGGGCCCGTCTCTCGGGGTGTCGCAGCTGCCGGGCCGCCCCGGACAGCCGGCTCAGGGGCTCACCCGGCTGAAGGTCTGGAGTTTCGGGAGGCACTCCACACCACGGCAGCGGGAGCTGGCCAAGGAGTTCGTGCTCTTCACCCTCAATCGGCTCAACCAGAAGCGATTGATGCTGATGGCGCCGGGCAACCTGCCGGTGAACCGTGATGTGCTGATCCCCAGCAAGAGCTCAGCGGTGTTCGCGGCCCTGGCGGACAGCCTCGACCGGGCCCAGCTGTTGAGCTTCGCTGACCCTGATCGGACCGAAACCCGCCTGGCCTGGATCGATGCCATCCTCGAGCGCGCCATCGTGAACGCTGAGGCACCCTCCGACGTGATGGAGACCCTTCAGGCGGGTCCAGCCACTGCGCCTCCCTCCAGCAAGCCCTGAGCTCTGCCGTCCGCACGATCGCCGATGCGCCTCTTCCTCTACGAGATCTCCGGTTGGCTGGGCTACCTGGCCCGCCCCCAGGTGATGCTCCAGGTGATCAGCGGGGCTGTGCTGTATGTCATCTACGCCATCTGGATCAGGCCCCACCTGCTGGGTCGCGGCCACCGGCTGGAGTTCCTCGGCAGCCTGGGCCTGCTGCTGGGCCTGCGCCTCAACGCCCTGGTGCTGGGCTGGCTGGGACTTCCCAACGGCCTGGCCCATTACGTGGCCCAGCTGTTCAGCCTCTGGATCGTGCTGGCCCTGGTGAAGCTGGTGGCGCGGCGCTGGTTCACCGCCGCGAGCATCGAGCGCCTCTACCGCCAGCTGGTGCGTCCCCTGTTCGCACTGCTGGTGGTGGGATCCCTGATCAACCAGCTGGATTCCCTGATCGATGTGGGCCAGATCCCCCTGATCACCCTGTTCGGCGAACCACTCACCGCCAGTGGCATCGTCCTGATCCTGACCATCCCCTATTTCCTGGTGGTGATGTCGGAATATGCGGTGGTGGGACTGGGGGATGTACTCCAGCGGCTGCTGGGCTTCTCCAGCAGCACCCGTGTGGCGGTGGAGCTGGTGAGCCGCTATCTGGTGATCGCCGTGGGGTCGCTCTGGGTGCTCAGGCGCATCGGGCTGAACAGCACCGCGATCGCCGCCGTGGCCGGTGGGTTGTCGGTCGGTCTTGGCTTTGGCATCAAGGAGGTGTTCTCGAACTTCGTGAGCGGCCTCTGGCTGCTGTTCGAGGGTTCCGTGCGCCCTGGCGAGATCCTCTTCATCGATGGGGATCCCTGCGAGGTGCGCAGCCTTGGGCTGCGGGCGGCGGTGCTCTGGCGCGACCGCGACAACGCCGAGCTGGTGATTCCCAACCAGGACTTCTTCACCAAAACCACCACCACCTACACCGGCAGCGACCGTCTGCGCCGCAGTCAGGTGGAGGTGTCGGCCGCCTACCGCCATGACCCCGACACGGTGATCCAACGGCTGGAGGCGGTGGCCCGCTCCTCTCCACGGGTACTGCCGCAACCCCCGCCCAAGGCCCTGCTGCTGAGCTACGGCGACTCCGGCATCAACTACGCCGTGAGGTTCTGGATCGAGAATCCGATGAACAATGCCAGCATCAAGAGCGAGGTGAGCAGCGCCGTCTGGCACCGCTTCAGTGAAGAAGGAATCGAGATTCCCTTCCCGCAGCGGGTTGTGACGACGCTTCCGCAGAACCCTGATCCACAGGAACTTCTCTCAGGAACCCAGTCCTGATCCAGGACTGTGACCTGGGACATCAGGAGAGATGTGGGGACCCACGCCTGGGTGCCCGCCGTGACCCATGGCTCTCTATCAGCACCTTGAGGCGATCGCGAACGGGGCAGACGATCAGCTCATCCTGTGGCGCGAACCGTTCACCAAGGGCTCGCAACCGCCGAGCGCTCTCCACCACCCCTAGATCTGAAAGCCGAGGCTGGAGCCGAAGCCGAAGCGGTGCATCAGCGGCTTCCGGTCGCATGATCCAGGCAATCAACCGCGGCAACGACGGCCATGGCCAGACCGGCCAGGAACTCTGGCCAGCAGAGAGTAACAACGGCGACTTATTTTTTTGCAGCAGGCAGGGAATATGGAACTGATGCAATGCTACAAAGCAGATTAAAGAAATAGTTCGTTAAGCATCCCAAACTGAGGCAAATTTTTCAGTTAGCCTGATTGAAGCCACGCAGCCCAAGTCCACTAAGCCAAAACTTTAGCCATGCCATCCATCCCTGCAACGCTATCTGGCCAGGCATCCATCGCGAGGCTTCTCGGCCAACACACCCCCGCTGCCTGTAACTGCACAGACTGCGCACGGGGACTTGCTTCCCATGAGTCATTTCTGACTGATTTTCCCGAAGATCCTGAGATCTTGATGGACGACTTCCATCGCATGGGGCTGATCAGGCGCGAGGCCTATCCCATCGCTGAGATGATCAGTCAGGCCGAGCTTCGCGAAGTGCTCTTCTATCGGCATGCGTCACAGGGCAACCCAGAAAAGGAACAGCTCCTGCGTGCCTTGGCAAGGGAAGCCGGTGGCCTCGATCAAGCCTTCGCTGCTGCTTTCGGACCTCAGGCAGGAAGGTTTTTCTCCCGTGTGAGTACCAGCAGTCCGTTTGGACGACGCACTTTCATGAAGGGCCTGGCGGCAGGGGCAGCACTGGTCACCTTGGCCAACTGCGGTGTACGGGATGACAAGGAGACAGCAGGAGGAGCACCGATCGATGCCTCCAGCATCGAGAAGAAAGATCTGAAAGTGGGGTTCATCCCCATCACCTGTGCCACGCCGATCATCATGTCGGAACCCTTGGGCTTCTACACCAAGCAAGGCCTGAATGTGAAAGTGGTGAAGATGCCAAGCTGGGGAGCTGTGCGCGATTCAGCCATTGCCGGTGAGCTCGACGCCTATCACATGCTCGCTCCCATGCCGATCGCGATGACACTGGGGCTTGGATCCTCACCATTCAGTGTCAAGCTGGCAAGCATCGAGAACATCAACGGCCAAGCCATCACCGTCGCCAAACGCCACGCCGGGAAGGTCAAGGAAGCCAAGGACTTCAAAGGATTCGTGATCGGCGTTCCTTTCCCCTTCTCGATGCACAACCTTCTGTTGCGTTATTACCTTGCCAATGGTGGCATCAACCCCGATACCGACGTTCAGATACGCCCTGTTCCGCCACCGGACAGCATCGCTCAACTGATTGCCGGTGATCTCGACGCCATGCTGATGCCCGATCCATTCAACCAGCGAGCCGTCTACGAAGATGCGGGCTTCATCCATCTGCTCACCAAGGATCTCTGGGATGGCCATCCCTGCTGCGCCTTTGCGGCAGGAGAAACCTGGATCAAGGATCATCCACAGACATTCCGAGCTCTCAACAAATCCATCATCGAAGCCGCAAACTACGCCAGCAAGGCCGACAATCGCAAGGAAATCGCCTCAGCGATTTCAGGCCGGGCCTTCCTGAACCAGCCACCCGAAGTGGTTGAGGCCGTGCTGACCGGTAAATTCGAAAATGGGTTGGGGCAAACCTTGGATGTGCCCGATCGCATCGATTTCAAACCCTATCCCTGGCAGAGTTTTTCAAATTGGATTCAGAGCCAGTTGGTGCGGTGGGATCTCGGCAAGGCAGCCGCCATGATTAAGGCCGGTGATTTTGATCGCAACAGTGCTTCAATCTTTCTCACAACTGATGCACAGGAACTCGAGAAAAGCATGGGGCTGAATCCACCCACTGAAACCACCCGCACCGAGAAACTTGCCTTTGACACCTTCGACCCCCAAAGGCCAATGGAATACATCGAGGAACAGAGGAAGCGCGATGGCTTCTAATTCAACGACACATTTCCTATCCTCCTGCCTCCATGACGAAGTCGTCCCTGAGCAAACCGATGGGCCTCCTGGTTTCCATCGTCAGTGTCCTGATCGCCTTGGTCATCTGGCAGATCCTGGCCAAGCAAGGTCTGCTGGGCAAGAACTTCCCAGGCTCCCTCGAAACCCTCAAGGAACTGCAGTGGTGGCTCTCAGATCCTTTCTTCAACAATGGTCCCAATGACCTGGGGATCGGCACCAATCTGCTGATCAGTTTGCGCCGGGTGATGATCGGGTACACCTTGTCCATTCTGGTTGCCGTTCCACTCGGGTTGTTGATCGGGGTCTCCCGTCTGGCCAGCAGTTCCGCCAACCCCTTCATCCAGCTGCTCAAACCGGTTTCCCCGTTGGCCTGGCTACCGATCGGCCTTTTCGTCTTCAGAGATTCGGAACTGA from Synechococcus sp. CBW1107 encodes the following:
- a CDS encoding mechanosensitive ion channel family protein — encoded protein: MRLFLYEISGWLGYLARPQVMLQVISGAVLYVIYAIWIRPHLLGRGHRLEFLGSLGLLLGLRLNALVLGWLGLPNGLAHYVAQLFSLWIVLALVKLVARRWFTAASIERLYRQLVRPLFALLVVGSLINQLDSLIDVGQIPLITLFGEPLTASGIVLILTIPYFLVVMSEYAVVGLGDVLQRLLGFSSSTRVAVELVSRYLVIAVGSLWVLRRIGLNSTAIAAVAGGLSVGLGFGIKEVFSNFVSGLWLLFEGSVRPGEILFIDGDPCEVRSLGLRAAVLWRDRDNAELVIPNQDFFTKTTTTYTGSDRLRRSQVEVSAAYRHDPDTVIQRLEAVARSSPRVLPQPPPKALLLSYGDSGINYAVRFWIENPMNNASIKSEVSSAVWHRFSEEGIEIPFPQRVVTTLPQNPDPQELLSGTQS
- a CDS encoding methyltransferase domain-containing protein — encoded protein: MATDTYLLGTDPIELERLRLQHELWLPEARQAWQRAALKPGERVLDLGAGPGFVAMELAREVGPAGRVLGLELSAAYAEAARAAAAGLSQLEVRQHDLCRDPFPREPFDLVWCRWVAMFLGDLDPLLDGLGTNLEPGARVIFHEYIHWSSFGLHPGAPAVASFGRAAKASFRAAGGDPDVNRRLPSLLSERGFHVDELRPLSVVGRLGDGVARWLERFVTVYGPELIRQGLWTEAEAEGAQTEMVQARQDPGAFWVGPTVMETRATR
- a CDS encoding oxidoreductase, with protein sequence MTWTIADSPDQSGRIALITGANSGLGLESARALASRGATVVLACRSRRRGEEARDELLPAAAAGMEVLELDLADLASVRAGAQWMREHYGRLDLLINNAGVMAPPRCLTRDGFELQFGTNHLGHFALTSALLPLMEGRPDARVVTVTSGAQYFGRIAFDDLQSERRYDRWAAYSQSKLANVMFALELQQRLEAAGSTVASLAAHPGLARTNLQPASVAANSSRLEELAYRLMDPLFQSAAMGALPQLHAATAPTAKGGEHYGPDQWGGMRGWPTQVRIAPAARDVAQRRRLWEVSERLVGQAARAEAA
- a CDS encoding ABC transporter substrate-binding protein — translated: MDDFHRMGLIRREAYPIAEMISQAELREVLFYRHASQGNPEKEQLLRALAREAGGLDQAFAAAFGPQAGRFFSRVSTSSPFGRRTFMKGLAAGAALVTLANCGVRDDKETAGGAPIDASSIEKKDLKVGFIPITCATPIIMSEPLGFYTKQGLNVKVVKMPSWGAVRDSAIAGELDAYHMLAPMPIAMTLGLGSSPFSVKLASIENINGQAITVAKRHAGKVKEAKDFKGFVIGVPFPFSMHNLLLRYYLANGGINPDTDVQIRPVPPPDSIAQLIAGDLDAMLMPDPFNQRAVYEDAGFIHLLTKDLWDGHPCCAFAAGETWIKDHPQTFRALNKSIIEAANYASKADNRKEIASAISGRAFLNQPPEVVEAVLTGKFENGLGQTLDVPDRIDFKPYPWQSFSNWIQSQLVRWDLGKAAAMIKAGDFDRNSASIFLTTDAQELEKSMGLNPPTETTRTEKLAFDTFDPQRPMEYIEEQRKRDGF
- a CDS encoding 2OG-Fe(II) oxygenase, encoding MRLIGTYRSPGYDALADAALAFYERRTDLQRAGVAFGHDPAQPAKVSTDISLVAIDRSDPEAHGLAEVILRGVSAGLQRYLEERPRLLEVCPERALHVTPIFNLQRYQPGEGFRSWHCDWTTTEEATEPIRRVLAWILYLNTLPDGGTEFHWQDHHEEAERGKLLIFPAGVSHIHRGRVSHQHTKTIATGWINAGRQEDYLQRLAAG
- a CDS encoding protein phosphatase produces the protein MTSAGSGASTPQATALQAGLFDFALGELVRQHRVSFQPLWTTESWAKLMIWLALNCGADGSREGLEVFAVAIGPRTTARMRRLFFERELEEVNLKLMADPAEPRVLALPLEPAGGEGGLVPATLAAALEQVGLTAHVLSEPHSWQRHDGLVAMPWAREAAPA